GCTTCCTGATGGAGATGCCCACCCACGAGATGCAGTCCGACCACGGCAGCGGCTCGCTGGAGGTCGACCCGTGGGAACAGTTCGACCTGCCGCCCGAAGAAGAAGTCTGGGTCGACCCGAACGCGGCGCCGGCGCCCGAGCCGGAGCCGCGGATCTCGGCCGCCATCACCACCGCCGCCGAACTCACCGACCAGACGCCCCGCCCCGCGACAACGCCGAAGGCCTCGCCGGACGACTTCTCGCTCGACATGACCGTGCGGCACCCGGAATACGGGCTCGGCAAGATCAAGTCGCTGAGCGGTTCGGGCAAGCGCCGGGCGGCGACCGTCGAGTTCGCCCTGGCGGGCGAGCGACGCATCGTGCTGGCCCACAGCCCTCTGCAGCCGGTGGGCAACCGGTAACGACCGTGATCCCCACCGCTGGCGGCGCCGCCACGGCGCGGCGATACTCTGTTGCTCCCGCAGCGACACCACCCCGATTGAGACTAGGCGGCGTTTATGGTTGAGAGTCAGTACCTGTTTGCCGCCTGCCAGGCGGGCGCCCAGAACGCGCTCAAGCTGGAGGTGGAACGCCGCGCGCCGGACTGGCGGCTGGCATTCAGCCGGCCCGGGTTCGTCACGTTCAAGGCGCCCTCGCCGATCACCCTGGCCAGCGAGGCGATCCCCCGCATGACCTTCGCCCGCACGCGCGGGCTGTCGCTCGGCAAGGCCAGCGGCAGCGACCAGCTCGACGAGCTCGCCGCGCAGGTGTGGGACAACGAGCAGGTGCGGCAGCTGGTTGCTGATCATGGGCCGGTGGCTCTGCATGTTTGGCGGCGCGACGAGCAGGTGCCCGGAGCGGGCGGCTTCGAGCCCGGCCGCGACGAGCTCAGCGCCCTGGTCCGCACCGGCGTCAGCGCCGCCGCGCCAGAGGGCGCCCTGCACAACCCCCAGACCGCGCCGACCGACGGCGCGGTGCTCGACATCGCGCTGGTGGAGCCGAACGAGTGGTGGTTGGGCGCGCACCAGATGCGCTCGCGGGTCGACCGCTGGCCGGGCGGCACGCCCAGCATCCGCCTGCCCGAGCACGCCGTCAGCCGCGCGTACCTCAAGCTGGAGGAGGCCCTCCGCTGGGCCGCGCTGCCGACCCACGCCGGCGATGTGTGGATCGAGTTGGGCTGCGCCCCGGGCGGCGCCAGCCAGGCGCTGCTGGACCGCGGCATGGGTGTGATTGGCGTCGACCCGGCGGAGGTCGACCCGCTGCTCACCGAGCACCCCGACTTCCTGCACTTCAAGATGCGCGCCGGCGACGTCCGCCGCAGCGAGCTGCAGCCCGCCCGCTGGCTGGCGTGCGACGTGAACGCCGCGCCGCAGTACACACTCGACGCGGTCGAACCGGTGGTCACCCACCCCAGCATCACCATCCGCGGGATGATCCTCACGCTCAAGCTTCCCGACTGGTCGCTCGCCGAGCCCGACGCGCTGGACGAGGTCGTAAAGCGGGTGAAGGGCTGGGGCTACAAGGACGTCCGCCTGCGGCAGCTCGCCTTCAATCGCTGCGAGCTCTGCCTGGCCGCGCTCCGCAGCCGCGGCCAACGCCGCCTGCGGCGGTGAGTTGATCAACGCGTAGAAGCTAAACGATCGGAAGCCCGGGGCAGCTACACCTTTGAGCGCCCCGCGCGCGGGTGCCGGGGGCGCTCCGCGGCAGCCCCCGTGCGCTAGGAAACGGCTACAGGTACATCGCGGGGGCTCCCCTATCGGGAGCGCCCCCGGCGCCCGCGTCGGCTTTCAGACCCGGGTTTTGTCCGATTCGTTTTGTCCAAAAACACGCGCGCAGGGGACAGAACTCACGGCCTATTCCTCCCTAAGTTTCCTGTAAGTGCTTTTAAGTTAGTCGGTTGCGCTAATCTCCCTTGAATTGGCGCGGTCGGGTTTTGTCCGTTTTTGGGCGCGCCGATCGGACAGTATGGCGGCGCCAAATCAGTCAATCTGCAACGGCTCGACGAGCGCGATGGCTCGCTGCGGTCTGGTCTCGCTACGTCGTGGCGTGGCGCCTCCCCGTGTTGGCAGACGAGCATACGAATCCACTGTCCATTAGACCGCGCTGGGTGGCAGGTTTCAGCAACAAACTGAAGGTGGGAAGTGAAGTGAGCGGTCCCGCGGA
This genomic interval from Posidoniimonas corsicana contains the following:
- a CDS encoding SAM-dependent methyltransferase encodes the protein MVESQYLFAACQAGAQNALKLEVERRAPDWRLAFSRPGFVTFKAPSPITLASEAIPRMTFARTRGLSLGKASGSDQLDELAAQVWDNEQVRQLVADHGPVALHVWRRDEQVPGAGGFEPGRDELSALVRTGVSAAAPEGALHNPQTAPTDGAVLDIALVEPNEWWLGAHQMRSRVDRWPGGTPSIRLPEHAVSRAYLKLEEALRWAALPTHAGDVWIELGCAPGGASQALLDRGMGVIGVDPAEVDPLLTEHPDFLHFKMRAGDVRRSELQPARWLACDVNAAPQYTLDAVEPVVTHPSITIRGMILTLKLPDWSLAEPDALDEVVKRVKGWGYKDVRLRQLAFNRCELCLAALRSRGQRRLRR